One genomic segment of Arachis duranensis cultivar V14167 chromosome 4, aradu.V14167.gnm2.J7QH, whole genome shotgun sequence includes these proteins:
- the LOC107486095 gene encoding acyl carrier protein 1, mitochondrial: protein MALRAAILRHVRVPLQTAPKLHHKQPQPWFASFRFMSSHDDHITKEEVTERVLAVLRDYPKVDPSKVTPNVHFEKDLGLDSLDTVEIVMALEEEFKLEIPDKEADKIDSCNLAIEYISNHPMAS from the exons atggcaCTCAGAGCAGCCATCCTCCGCCACGTTCGCGTCCCACTCCAAACTGCACCAAAACTGCATCACAAGCAACCACAGCCATGGTTTGCTTCCTTCCGCTTCATGTCTTCGCACGACGATCACATCACCAAAGAAGAGGTCACCGAAAGAGTCCTCGCTGTCCTCAGAGATTACCCCAAAGTCGATCCTTCCAAG GTGACTCCAAATGTACATTTCGAGAAGGATTTGGGTTTAGATAGCTTGGACACTGTGGAAATTGTGATGGCGCTGGAAGAGGAGTTCAAGCTCGAGATCCCAGACAAGGAAGCCGATAAGATTGACTCCTGCAATCTTGCTATTGAGTACATTTCTAACCACCCCATGGCTAGTTAA
- the LOC107486034 gene encoding transcription factor NAI1-like isoform X1 gives MENLFKSWISRHLGMEEEEEENDDTIIMNNYSLNEEQEFLMKIFNGRPDFSSPESSEHYYYSSPNNNNNNSYNNNDPNNCDTSPNNNNSSVSFEDTRVQKSKSSNSSSSTYLLSFEPNSFKGRSRGDDGFELFEASMNKNDEGGTTKKRKGKTVDHIIAERKRRQDLTRSIIQLSATIPGLKKMDKAHVIRESLSYIKILQDRVKELENQIKDRRVDSAIFIGRSQDSLSTDKSTISCEITSDNNNGGGGFNESSLEIEAKVMEKEVLIRIQCEKQKNNIIMLKIHAFLDKLHLSIASNSVIPFGTSTLVIITIVAEMDNGGKFSMTMDELVKSLREDLMETNNNAW, from the exons ATGGAGAATTTATTCAAGAGTTGGATTTCTCGACATCTG ggaatggaagaagaagaagaagaaaatgatgatACGATCATCATGAACAACTACTCATTGAATGAAGAGCAAGAGTTCCTAATGAAAATCTTTAATGGCCGACCAGATTTCTCATCACCAGAAAGTAGcgaacattattattattcttcccccaataataataacaataatagttataataataatgatcCTAATAATTGTGACACAAGCCCCAATAACAATAACAGTAGTGTATCATTTGAAGACACAAGAGTGCAAAAAAGTAAAAGCTCCAATTCTAGTTCTTCTACCTATCTATTATCATTTGAGCCTAATTCATTTAAAGGAAGAAGTAGAGGTGATGATGGGTTTGAATTATTTGAAGCAAGTATGAATAAAAATGATGAAGGTGGAACAACAAAAAAGCGCAAAGGAAAGACAGTAGATCACATAATAGCTGAGAGGAAAAGGAGGCAAGACCTAACAAGAAGCATCATCCAACTTTCAGCCACTATACCTGGCTTGAAGAAG ATGGACAAGGCTCACGTAATTCGTGAATCTCTAAGTTACATAAAAATTCTTCAAGATCGAGTGAAAGAGTTGGAGAACCAAATCAAAGATAGAAGAGTAGATTCAGCAATATTCATAGGAAGATCACAAGACTCATTATCAACAGATAAAAGCACAATCAGCTGTGAAATAACATCAGATAACAacaatggtggtggtggtttcAATGAATCATCACTTGAGATTGAAGCAAAAGTCATGGAAAAAGAAGTTCTCATTAGAATCCAATGTGAGAAGCAAAAAAACAACATAATAATGCTCAAAATACATGCCTTTCTTGACAAGCTTCATCTCTCTATAGCAAGTAACAGTGTGATACCATTTGGGACTTCTACTCTCGTAATAATTACCATTGTTGCTGAG ATGGATAATGGTGGCAAATTCAGCATGACAATGGATGAACTAGTGAAAAGCCTCAGAGAAGATTTGATGGAGACAAACAATAATGCATGGTAG
- the LOC107486034 gene encoding transcription factor bHLH25-like isoform X2: MENLFKSWISRHLGMEEEEEENDDTIIMNNYSLNEEQEFLMKIFNGRPDFSSPESSEHYYYSSPNNNNNNSYNNNDPNNCDTSPNNNNSSVSFEDTRVQKSKSSNSSSSTYLLSFEPNSFKGRSRGDDGFELFEASMNKNDEGGTTKKRKGKTVDHIIAERKRRQDLTRSIIQLSATIPGLKKMDKAHVIRESLSYIKILQDRVKELENQIKDRRVDSAIFIGRSQDSLSTDKSTISCEITSDNNNGGGGFNESSLEIEAKVMEKEVLIRIQCEKQKNNIIMLKIHAFLDKLHLSIASNSVIPFGTSTLVIITIVAEY; the protein is encoded by the exons ATGGAGAATTTATTCAAGAGTTGGATTTCTCGACATCTG ggaatggaagaagaagaagaagaaaatgatgatACGATCATCATGAACAACTACTCATTGAATGAAGAGCAAGAGTTCCTAATGAAAATCTTTAATGGCCGACCAGATTTCTCATCACCAGAAAGTAGcgaacattattattattcttcccccaataataataacaataatagttataataataatgatcCTAATAATTGTGACACAAGCCCCAATAACAATAACAGTAGTGTATCATTTGAAGACACAAGAGTGCAAAAAAGTAAAAGCTCCAATTCTAGTTCTTCTACCTATCTATTATCATTTGAGCCTAATTCATTTAAAGGAAGAAGTAGAGGTGATGATGGGTTTGAATTATTTGAAGCAAGTATGAATAAAAATGATGAAGGTGGAACAACAAAAAAGCGCAAAGGAAAGACAGTAGATCACATAATAGCTGAGAGGAAAAGGAGGCAAGACCTAACAAGAAGCATCATCCAACTTTCAGCCACTATACCTGGCTTGAAGAAG ATGGACAAGGCTCACGTAATTCGTGAATCTCTAAGTTACATAAAAATTCTTCAAGATCGAGTGAAAGAGTTGGAGAACCAAATCAAAGATAGAAGAGTAGATTCAGCAATATTCATAGGAAGATCACAAGACTCATTATCAACAGATAAAAGCACAATCAGCTGTGAAATAACATCAGATAACAacaatggtggtggtggtttcAATGAATCATCACTTGAGATTGAAGCAAAAGTCATGGAAAAAGAAGTTCTCATTAGAATCCAATGTGAGAAGCAAAAAAACAACATAATAATGCTCAAAATACATGCCTTTCTTGACAAGCTTCATCTCTCTATAGCAAGTAACAGTGTGATACCATTTGGGACTTCTACTCTCGTAATAATTACCATTGTTGCTGAG TATTAG